The Herminiimonas arsenitoxidans genome window below encodes:
- a CDS encoding PP0621 family protein, protein MKLLLWAVVIFAVIWILRSKKSSTKVDTPPRKPQAAALEGEAMLTCAHCGIHFPASEAVFNTANTAFCSDEHRRLHVAR, encoded by the coding sequence ATGAAGTTGTTGTTGTGGGCCGTCGTCATTTTCGCGGTCATCTGGATACTCCGCAGTAAAAAATCATCGACCAAAGTTGATACTCCTCCAAGGAAACCGCAAGCTGCTGCTCTTGAAGGCGAGGCCATGCTGACTTGTGCGCATTGCGGAATACATTTTCCTGCCTCCGAAGCGGTATTCAATACTGCCAACACGGCGTTTTGCAGCGATGAGCATCGTCGCCTACATGTTGCACGCTAA